In Drosophila yakuba strain Tai18E2 chromosome 2R, Prin_Dyak_Tai18E2_2.1, whole genome shotgun sequence, a single genomic region encodes these proteins:
- the LOC6530314 gene encoding proteasome maturation protein gives MYQPSLKVQPAEVSVLNATGRVGMPTEPNCLNQLAHVHRLRDSELNYNEHQYNLNMQMLRNREGLGVPLKMGMERFAARQVGRLPFLPSSNFMDDVLTGRCDSIGFEDFMNLPEYSEQMRQPHAVVEKSLGIHL, from the exons ATG TACCAGCCATCCCTGAAAGTCCAGCCCGCCGAGGTGTCCGTGCTGAACGCCACCGGTCGTGTGGGAATGCCCACGGAGCCCAACTGCCTGAACCAACTGGCCCACGTCCACCGGCTGCGCGACTCGGAGCTGAACTACAACGAGCACCAATACAACCTAAACATGCAGATGCTGCGCAACCGCGAGGGTCTCGGCGTGCCCCTCAAGATGGGAATGGAGCGCTTTGCCGCTCGCCAGGTGGGCCGCCTGCCATTCCTTCCTTCCAG CAACTTCATGGACGATGTCCTGACTGGCCGCTGTGACTCCATTGGCTTCGAGGACTTCATGAACTTGCCCGAGTACAGCGAGCAAATGCGTCAGCCCCACGCTGTGGTGGAGAAATCTCTGGGAATTCACCTGTAG
- the LOC6530315 gene encoding homeotic protein caudal produces the protein MVSHYYNTLPYTQKHSAANLAYASAAGQPWNWTPNYHHTPPNHQFLGDVDSSHAAHHAAAAHQMYYNSHHMFHSAAAASAGEWHSPASSTADNFVQNVPTTAHQLMQQHHHHHAHASSSSASSGSSSSGGAPGAPQLNETNSSLGGGGAGGATDGGPGSAPPNHQQHIAEGLPSPPITVSGSEISSPGAPTSASSPHHHLAHHLSAVANNNNNNNNNSPSNHNNNNNNNSVSNNNRTSPSKPPYFDWMKKPAYPAQPQPGKTRTKDKYRVVYTDFQRLELEKEYCTSRYITIRRKSELAQTLSLSERQVKIWFQNRRAKERKQNKKGSDPNVMGVGVQHADYSQLLDPKAKLEPGLHLSHSLAHSMNPMAAMNIPAMRLHPHLAAHSHSLAAAAAHSHQLQQQHSAQMSAAAAVGTLSM, from the exons ATGGTTTCGCACTACTACAATACACTGCCCTACACACAAAAGCACAGTGCCGCAAATTTGGCCTATGCCTCGGCGGCGGGTCAGCCATGGAACTGGACGCCCAACTACCACCACACGCCACCGAACCACCAGTTTCTGGGCGATGTGGACTCCTCGCATGCTGCCCACCATGCGGCCGCTGCCCACCAGATGTACTACAACTCCCATCACATGTTCCAttcggcggcggcggcctcTGCCGGCGAGTGGCACTCACCCGCCTCGAGCACGGCGGACAACTTTGTCCAGAATGTGCCCACAACGGCCCACCAACTgatgcagcagcaccaccatcatcatgcCCATGCCTCCAGCAGTTCCGCCAGTTCTGGGAGCAGCAGTAGCGGCGGTGCACCGGGTGCGCCCCAGCTCAACGAGACCAACAGCAGCCTCGGaggcggtggtgctggtggggCCACTGATGGAGGACCAGGTTCCGCACCACCTAACCATCAGCAGCATATCGCCGAGGGTCTGCCATCCCCGCCGATTACCGTTTCGGGCTCGGAGATCTCTAGCCCGGGAGCTCCAACTTCTGCTTCGTCGCCGCATCATCACTTGGCGCACCATCTGAGTGCCGTCgccaataacaataacaacaacaacaacaatagccCGTCCaaccataacaacaacaacaataacaattcggtgagcaacaacaacaggacATCGCCATCGAAGCCGCCATACTTCGACTGGATGAAGAAGCCCGCCTATCCAGCACAACCACAACCAG GCAAAACACGCACAAAGGACAAGTACCGCGTGGTGTACACCGACTTCCAGCGCCTGGAACTGGAGAAGGAGTACTGCACCTCCCGCTACATCACCATACGGCGCAAGAGCGAGCTGGCCCAGACGCTATCGCTGTCGGAGCGCCAGGTGAAGATTTGGTTCCAGAACCGACGCGCCAAGGAGCGCAAGCAGAACAAGAAGGGCAGCGATCCCAATGTGATGGGCGTGGGTGTGCAGCACGCGGACTACAGTCAACTGTTGGACCCCAAGGCGAAACTGGAGCCGGGCCTGCATCTGTCCCACTCGCTGGCCCACTCGATGAACCCCATGGCGGCGATGAACATTCCCGCCATGCGCCTGCATCCCCACCTGGCTGCCCACAGCCACTccttggcggcggcggcggcgcaCTCAcaccagctgcagcagcagcacagtGCGCAGATGTCTGCTGCGGCGGCAGTGGGCACGCTCTCGATGTGA